GGTGGAGAGAAGAACTTTAAACATTTCTTCCCACCCATGGATATACAGCGTTCTTCCCCGGAACTCATTCTGGTAAGGGGAATGGCTACCGGTGGTTCAACTACCCTGTCATGTGGGAATTTAATTAGGGCTGATCGTGGTTTGGAGGAGATTGGCCTGGATCTAACTCCAGAGTACGAGGAGTTGGAGGGTGAATTAAAACCCCAGCCCATTCCTATTGAGACTTTGAGACCCGTCACCCAGAATATGTTCCAATCTGCAGATGATTTGGGTTTGAATCCACGGCTCACCCCCAAAGTTGTTGACACAATCCGGTGTAATTACTGTGGACTCTGTGAATTGGGATGTAATCGCGGTGCACGTTGGGATTCCAGGAAATTCCTCACCGAAGCTGTGAGAAAGGGTGCCACCCTTAAAAGTAGAACTCCAGCTAAAAGAGTCATTATTGATAATGGACTGGTGACTGGAGTCCTGACCCGAGATAACAGAAAATATAGTGCAGATGTGGTGGTTCTCTCGGCAGGAGGTATTGGAACTGCACAGATACTTAAAAACTCCGGATTAAAGGTAGAAGATCATTTATGGGCAGATATTGTTTTAACCCTGGGAGGGGTTCTTAAAGATGCCCGGCAACTGGAGGAGCCACCTATGGCCTGGTACACCCAAGAGGATGATTACATTCTCTCCCCTTATCCGGATATTCTCTCCCATTACTTCCACAAGCCCTGGAGAAAGGTTCCCATTCAGGATAGGGTGGGTTTGATGGTGAAACTGGCAGATACTGAAGAAGGAACGGTTTATAGTGATGGAAAGGTTGGTAAATCATTGACTGATCACGATCAGGCACGATTGGATATTGCCATAAGCCAGGCCCAGGAAGTAATGGAAGGTGCCGGGATTTCTAGTCCTTTGGTTAAGGGTGTTCATAATGGAGGTCATTTGGGTGGTACCGTGCCTCTGAAAAAGGGTGATGTAAAAAACATGAAGCCATCAGGGCTTCCAGATGGGTTGTGGGTGGCTGATCTTTCACTGGCACCACAGTCTCAGGGACTTCCCACCATACTACTTACTGCTGCGCTGGCTCTGAGGGTGGCACGGAATATCCTAAAAACTACTGTGGAGTGAAGGGATTATGGGGTTTAACTCAAAGGATAAAAACGTTACCCACCTCCCCATGAATTTTAGAATTTTAATAATTCTTTAAGATAATTTTTTATGACATAAATAAGAGAATAATGTTATGAAAGAGATTTATACCAAAATCGAGATAAATGCTCCGGCCAGCGTGGTGTGGAGCATATTAAATGATTTTGATAAGTTTCCAACATGGAACCCATTTATGAAGAAGATTTCAGGAAATCTCCAGGAAGGGTCAGATCTCGAAGCTTTTATACAACCTCCTTTCCAGTGGAATGAAAATCAAACCAAAAATTCTGGAATACCATGCCGGAAAAGAATTAAGATGGTTAGGGAGATTATGGATTCCTAAACTGTTTGATGGTGAACACAGTTGGATCACTGAGGAAATAAATGAAAAACTTTATTCATTCAAAAAGAAAGATTTAGTGGATTGTTTGTTCCATTTGGATCCACCTTGCTAGAAAAAACACCAGAGCTGGTTTTGAAATGATGAACCATGCTTTAAAAGAAGAAGCAGAGAAAAAATAATTATCATATTTATTTCTCCACAATTCTAATTATCAATTTGGAGATTTAAATAGAAGGTCATGGAATGTCCCATCGGATCTCCACTATGGGGAAGACCCGTAGGATACACCACCTGCACCTCCCATATTTTTCCCGTTTATTGCATTAATGGTTATTTCGCCCATATTGGTTCCATTACTCATTATCGGAACTGTGTATACCAGTTGTCCCTCTATTTCACTCAACTTAGGAATTCCTACTTGGGCACCTGTTTCTTTAACAAATTTCTCTGCTATTTGCTGGGCTTCTTCTGGAGATATGGTGTCATTCTCTGAATTATCGGTGCTGTTGTTTTTTGATGACATTTTTTGGTTCTCCTGTTCTTTAATGTTCTTCTCTGGAGCTCCCGATGCAAACAATGCCAGTGCTACAACCGTCAATACAGTTAACATTACAGCCAATAAAACCAGGATTCTTGTTGATTTTTTAATCATTTTATCCCCTGATTTAGAATGGTAGGCTGGTGTAGTACCCTTTAAATGTGTAGGTTGCTGTGTTCCAACTGTTGATAACTCCTAGCTGATTTCTAGAACTTGTCGCATCAGCAACTAGCCATTGCCCGTCAACATAAATAATTGCCCAGACATGTCCGTACCAACTACCACTTGTGAATTGGCAGTTCCCATGGACGTATCTGGCAGGTATTCCTGCTGCCCTTTCCAAAGCTATTAACAAGTGAGCTGTGTCAACACAGTTACCACCACCTGAGTTTAAAGTGCCTGTGGCACCTTTCAGGGTGTTGTAGTAAAACTCATAGTTGATGTTGTCCCTAACCCAGTTAAAGATCAGCAATGCTTTCTGGGAAGGTGTGGATGCTCCGGCAGTTATACTGTTCGCCAGGGCAATGATAGCTGCATTGTCAGATTGGCAGTTGGTAGTAGCTGCTAAGTATTGTTCAAATCCGGCAGGTAGTTTGTAAACGACCAATGACCATGATTTGATTCCTGTTACAGGTGAGGGTAGTTTTTGATTGCTTTTGTAGTATTCTAGTACTCGGCTGTAGGTATAAATGAGGTTATAGAATCCTATTTGACCCAAACTAGTTGATACGTAGTTAGGTGCACGCTGGTTGGTTTCTATGTATGTTTTTATAGTCTGAGCTACTTGCAGGAGTTCGGTGATTCCCATGCTACCGGAAGATGTTTGATCACTGTTATCGGCAACAGTGGCTTTTTGCAGGTAAGTGACTGAGTTATCATTGTTGTTGATTTTTACTGCGGCGGTAGTTAAAAGGTACAGGAATTGGGAGCGATTGACAATTACTCCACTTATGGTGATGTATTCTGGTAAGTAACCGTTTCCATCCACAAAAGCCCTGACCTCTACTGCAACTTTACTGATTTCTTGGTTGGTGAAATAGTCGTCGTAGGTGGGTATGTTCTGCTTGGTCCATCCCTTTAGGATAATGGTGGCCGGTAATGTCTTGTGCAGATTATACTGCTGAAGCACACGGCTGTACATGTAGATAAGGGATTTGAAACTCACTGTTCCCAAAGAAACCGTCGCACTACTAGGTCCTTTCTTATTCTGTTCAATATAACTTTTGATATATTGAGCTAACTGTACATAACTATTTTTGCTTAAATTTCCCGAAGTTAATGCATCATTAACTGTAGTGGAAGGTAGGACCGCGTTAACTGGATTAACAGAACCTGAGCTTGAACTGTTGATCAAGATTGTGGCTGCAGCTAGTAAATGTAGGAATTGGGATTGGTTGAGGGCTACTCCGCCCATGGTTATCCATTCAGGCATGTAGCCATTTCCATCCACAAAATTTTTGACATCAACGGCTGCACTGGTTATCTCTGCAACGGTAAAGCTTGTTTTATCATATATTGGGATGTTTATCGTTTTCCAAGGTTTCACGTTAATTAAGATTGGTAAATCCTGATTTAAACTGTTTTGGTTGAGTATTCTGCAGTACATGTAGAGTAATGACTGATAACTCATGGTTCCCAGGGATGTGGAAACGGAACCCGGCGCCTTATGATTGGATTCGATGTACTTCTTGATAGTACTTGCGAGAGTTAAATATTCACTGGAAAGCAAACTACCCCCAGTTACAGTTTCACTGGAAGTTCCAGGAACACTAGCACTTATAAGAGTAATTAACGAACTATCACCCGTGTTAATATTCAAAGTTGCAGTGGTAATTAAATAAAGGAACTGCGACTGATTAACCACAACCCCACCAACCGTTATATACTCCGGTAAGTATTTGTTACCCTCCACAAACTTTTTAACATCAACTGCAGCCTTAGTAATTTGCTGCACAGTAAAAAACTCATCCACAATAGGTATATTCGCAGCAGCCCATGAACGAACTGTAATTAATGCAGGCAATTTGTTACCATCTTCCTTATAATTACTCAGCACACGACTGTAAAGGTAAATCAAAGACTCAAACTTCACATTACCCAAACCAGTGCTAACCGTAGCCGGTGCCTTCTGATTACTACCAATATAAGTCTGAATAGTCCCAGCCAAAACCAAATACTCAGCCTTAGTAAAAGTACCCGGAGTAACAGTCTCCGAACCACTTCCCGGCAGCTTAACATTAACCAAAGTAAGCGAACCACTACCACCATTACCAATCTTCACCAAAGCTTCAGTCAACAACTCCAAAAAAGTAGCCCGATTAACCACAACCCCACCAACCATTATAAACTCCGGTAAGAACTTGTGGTAATTAACAAAATTCCTAACCTCAACCGCAGTACTAACCACATCCTGAGTAGTAATAGAATTCTTTGTAGTATCAGTAATGGGAATAGAACCCCATGGCCGAACTGCTAAGAAGGCAGGTAACACATTAATGCTTTTATACAAACTCAACCCACGACTGTAAAGATAAATCAAAGACTCAAACTTCACATTACCAAAAACAGTGCTCACACTACTAGGAGCCTTCTGATTACTGCCAATATAAGTCTGAATGGTCCCAGCCAAAGCCAAATACTCCGCTTTAGTAAAAGTACCCGGATTAACAGTCTCCGAACCACTTGCAGGCTGCTTAACATTAACCAGAGTAAGCGAACTGGTATCACCATTACCAATCTTCACCATAGCTTCAGTCAACAACTCCAAAAAAGTAGCCCGATTAACCACAACCCCACCAACCGTTATATACTCCGGTAAGAACTTATGGTAATCAACAAAATTCCTAACCTCAACCGCAGTACTAACCACATCCTGAGTAGTAATAGAATTCTTTGTAGTATCAGTTATAGGAAAAGTACCCCAAGGTCGAACTGCTAAGAAGGTAGGCAACACATTAGTACTTTTATACAAACTCAACCCACGACTGTAAAGATAAATCAAAGAATTGAATCCAATATTACCAAAACTAGTACTAACCGTAGCCGGAGCCTTCTGATTACTGCCAATATAAGTCTGAATAGTCCCAGCCAAAGCCAAATACTCAGCCTTAGTAAAAGTACCCGGAGTAACTGTTTCAGTTCCTGATCCTGGTTGTTGGACATTGATTAAATCTATTAATGTATTGTCGCTGTTATTGATTTTTAATGTAGTTGCAGTTAACAATTGTAGGAATGTAGCTTGATTTACTAATGTTCCGTTGATGTTTATATATTCTGGCAGGTATTTGTTTCCTTCTAAAAACTTTTTAACATCACCTGCTGCATTGATTATCCCTTGAATGGTGAAACTGACCTTATTATAACGAATTGATTCACTAGGGTCACCGGCGGCACCATCGATATTACCCTGTTCACTGTGAGAACTTGGTTTATTGTAAGTTATGTTTGAACTATTGTTGTTTGTAGATTTTTCACTTGAAATATCATCAGAACTTTGAATAGCTTCCTTATCTGTCGTATTCTGTAAAATTTCCAGGGTATTCTGTGTTTGTATTGCATATTGTGTTGAATTTCCGTTTAAATCATCGGTTAAGTTATCTGCTGCAGATGCATTAGATGTCAATGCCAAAGTAAATAGCACCAACACTAATAATATAAATTTCCGATTAATTCTACCGCCTCCGTGTCCCCTAACATCCCCCTAAAAATCATTGGATGCTTTTGGACAACAATTGATCAGACCCCCTACTATATAAATATTTTCATGGAATTATCCCAAAAAAATCCATTCTAAGGCTCTTTTTTTAATTTAGAGGATTCATTAAAGGTTTTGAAAAGTCGTTTTTGAATAGGTATCACTGGTTTGTTTTTTAAATGAAGCAGCCCCTATTAGGACGTATTTATGAAAAATATGGCTATTTTGAGCAGCATACCCACTATGCCCTGTCTTTAAATGGCCACCTGCAATGATTGTGCGATGAATTCCATGAATAGAATCTTATTGACTCTAATAACTAAATATTATGAATACTACCACCCCTATACACCCTCTAAGGGATTTTTTACCCCTGGAATTTATTTTTTTTATGGGAAGTAATAAACAAGGAATACATTACATTTTCATACATTTTCATTTACTGACACAGTCTTAGAAATTATATTTTTAATAAATATATAGCCCCTTTTGAATAAAATGAAGCTTACTCAATTTTCCATTGATTAGTTCAATCTACTATTTTTAAATGGTATAACTATTATAGGTTCATTTATGCAAATTACTGAACATGTTCACGCTATAAAGATACCTTTTCAGGTTAAAACCGATTCTGGAACTCTGGAGCGTTTTGTCTACGCTTACTTAATATGTGGGGAAAAGATTATCCTGGTGGATAGTGGAGTTAGCTCTTCAGAAAAAATAATCTTGGATTATTTGGAAAAAATCGGCCATATCGCCAGTGAGATATCGTTACTGATCCTGACCCACTCCCACCCGGATCATGTTGGCTCTGCACAGTCAATTCAAAGGAGATCTGGCTGTGAAATAGCCGCCCACCAGGGTGAGAAGTCCTGGATTGAGGATGTGGATTTACAATTTAAGGAACGTCCGGTTCCCAATTTCCATTCATTGGTGGAAGGATCAGTTCAAGTGGATCATGTTTTAAAAGAGGGAGATATTTTTGATTTGGGAGGTAACCTAAATTTAGAAGTTATACACACTCCTGGCCATTCTGCGGGTTCCATATCCCTCCACATGCCTGGTGAAGGAGTTCTTATCACCGGCGACGCGGTCCCCCTCCAGGGAGATCTGCCTATTTATGATGATTTTGCAGAATCAATTCGATCCATTGAAAAATTGAAGGCTTTTAAAGATTTAAAGGTGTTATTAGTTTCCTGGGATGATCCTCAAGAGGATGATAATGGATACCAGAGGATGGATGAAGCTCTGGATTACCTTCAACATATACAGGAAGTTGTTGGGAAACTTTCCCCTGAAAATTCTACCCCAAACCTTATGGAATTTTCCAGATTAGTTTTAAAAGAGTTGGGATTACCCGAGGCAGCTCTTAACCCCATAGTGGTTCGATCATTCCAGGCAAATCTGAAAGAACGAAGTAGCAGGGTTTAGTGAAAAAATAGAAATTGATGGTTAACCAATGCCAAATGGATAGTGAATGGAAAAATTCCAATTAATGGTTTTAAAAAGGATAAAAGTAAGAATAAAGGTTTAATTCAGAAGTGAAGAATCTATAGGCTGAAAAACAAAAATTAAAATATGATTATTAGGCATTTAGGGGTTTTAATCAACTATTACTCCTTTTTCTTCTTTTAGCCTCTCCAGTTTAGCTTTTGCCTTACGGAATTGGCTCAGATAATTGTCTTCATTGGTAAGGGGTGTTAGTTCCAGTCCCAACTTTCGCTGCTCTTCCAACCACTCCTCATTGAAAACAGGAACTTCCAGTTTTATAGGTTCCTCAGTAGGATTTACCACTATAACATTCCTGTAGGGGAATTCAGTTTCCACGATGTAACCCCCTAAACTCATGATGTGCAGGGGCCTTATTACAATTTTCATATGATCACCATATTATTATTAGT
This DNA window, taken from Methanobacterium subterraneum, encodes the following:
- a CDS encoding GMC family oxidoreductase N-terminal domain-containing protein produces the protein MKAIVVGSGAGGATVARELQSRGFEVLVLEAGPPFKPFTRHVSWAEPLRRWGLLGGEKNFKHFFPPMDIQRSSPELILVRGMATGGSTTLSCGNLIRADRGLEEIGLDLTPEYEELEGELKPQPIPIETLRPVTQNMFQSADDLGLNPRLTPKVVDTIRCNYCGLCELGCNRGARWDSRKFLTEAVRKGATLKSRTPAKRVIIDNGLVTGVLTRDNRKYSADVVVLSAGGIGTAQILKNSGLKVEDHLWADIVLTLGGVLKDARQLEEPPMAWYTQEDDYILSPYPDILSHYFHKPWRKVPIQDRVGLMVKLADTEEGTVYSDGKVGKSLTDHDQARLDIAISQAQEVMEGAGISSPLVKGVHNGGHLGGTVPLKKGDVKNMKPSGLPDGLWVADLSLAPQSQGLPTILLTAALALRVARNILKTTVE
- a CDS encoding SRPBCC family protein; its protein translation is MKEIYTKIEINAPASVVWSILNDFDKFPTWNPFMKKISGNLQEGSDLEAFIQPPFQWNENQTKNSGIPCRKRIKMVREIMDS
- a CDS encoding PepSY domain-containing protein, encoding MIKKSTRILVLLAVMLTVLTVVALALFASGAPEKNIKEQENQKMSSKNNSTDNSENDTISPEEAQQIAEKFVKETGAQVGIPKLSEIEGQLVYTVPIMSNGTNMGEITINAINGKNMGGAGGVSYGSSP
- a CDS encoding transglutaminase-like domain-containing protein, coding for MALTSNASAADNLTDDLNGNSTQYAIQTQNTLEILQNTTDKEAIQSSDDISSEKSTNNNSSNITYNKPSSHSEQGNIDGAAGDPSESIRYNKVSFTIQGIINAAGDVKKFLEGNKYLPEYININGTLVNQATFLQLLTATTLKINNSDNTLIDLINVQQPGSGTETVTPGTFTKAEYLALAGTIQTYIGSNQKAPATVSTSFGNIGFNSLIYLYSRGLSLYKSTNVLPTFLAVRPWGTFPITDTTKNSITTQDVVSTAVEVRNFVDYHKFLPEYITVGGVVVNRATFLELLTEAMVKIGNGDTSSLTLVNVKQPASGSETVNPGTFTKAEYLALAGTIQTYIGSNQKAPSSVSTVFGNVKFESLIYLYSRGLSLYKSINVLPAFLAVRPWGSIPITDTTKNSITTQDVVSTAVEVRNFVNYHKFLPEFIMVGGVVVNRATFLELLTEALVKIGNGGSGSLTLVNVKLPGSGSETVTPGTFTKAEYLVLAGTIQTYIGSNQKAPATVSTGLGNVKFESLIYLYSRVLSNYKEDGNKLPALITVRSWAAANIPIVDEFFTVQQITKAAVDVKKFVEGNKYLPEYITVGGVVVNQSQFLYLITTATLNINTGDSSLITLISASVPGTSSETVTGGSLLSSEYLTLASTIKKYIESNHKAPGSVSTSLGTMSYQSLLYMYCRILNQNSLNQDLPILINVKPWKTINIPIYDKTSFTVAEITSAAVDVKNFVDGNGYMPEWITMGGVALNQSQFLHLLAAATILINSSSSGSVNPVNAVLPSTTVNDALTSGNLSKNSYVQLAQYIKSYIEQNKKGPSSATVSLGTVSFKSLIYMYSRVLQQYNLHKTLPATIILKGWTKQNIPTYDDYFTNQEISKVAVEVRAFVDGNGYLPEYITISGVIVNRSQFLYLLTTAAVKINNNDNSVTYLQKATVADNSDQTSSGSMGITELLQVAQTIKTYIETNQRAPNYVSTSLGQIGFYNLIYTYSRVLEYYKSNQKLPSPVTGIKSWSLVVYKLPAGFEQYLAATTNCQSDNAAIIALANSITAGASTPSQKALLIFNWVRDNINYEFYYNTLKGATGTLNSGGGNCVDTAHLLIALERAAGIPARYVHGNCQFTSGSWYGHVWAIIYVDGQWLVADATSSRNQLGVINSWNTATYTFKGYYTSLPF
- a CDS encoding MBL fold metallo-hydrolase encodes the protein MQITEHVHAIKIPFQVKTDSGTLERFVYAYLICGEKIILVDSGVSSSEKIILDYLEKIGHIASEISLLILTHSHPDHVGSAQSIQRRSGCEIAAHQGEKSWIEDVDLQFKERPVPNFHSLVEGSVQVDHVLKEGDIFDLGGNLNLEVIHTPGHSAGSISLHMPGEGVLITGDAVPLQGDLPIYDDFAESIRSIEKLKAFKDLKVLLVSWDDPQEDDNGYQRMDEALDYLQHIQEVVGKLSPENSTPNLMEFSRLVLKELGLPEAALNPIVVRSFQANLKERSSRV
- a CDS encoding energy-converting hydrogenase B subunit P; its protein translation is MKIVIRPLHIMSLGGYIVETEFPYRNVIVVNPTEEPIKLEVPVFNEEWLEEQRKLGLELTPLTNEDNYLSQFRKAKAKLERLKEEKGVIVD